A single window of Sparus aurata chromosome 22, fSpaAur1.1, whole genome shotgun sequence DNA harbors:
- the LOC115573971 gene encoding clathrin coat assembly protein AP180-like isoform X2, whose product MCYMSPSSPPPPHLPPPKDPFAPSEGSANAAASSGLDLFSMAAVENNNPGSSLDACFSSAVPQLSPSPSPSPLFTSASSTITTTATISPPIAPSAAGPATDLFSDVFSSPAPVLSSAPPPKIDTGAIMNLFGA is encoded by the exons ATGTGCTACATGTCTCCCTCCTcaccccctccaccccaccTTCCTCCCCCCAAAGACCCCTTTGCTCCTTCTGAAGGTAGCGCCAACGCAGCAGCGTCTTCCGGTCTAGACCTTTTCAGCATGGCGGCAGTGGAGAATAATAACCCGGGTAGTTCGCTGGATGCCTGTTTTAGCTCTGCGGTGCCCCagctctccccctccccttccccGTCACCGCTCTTCACCTCCGCTTCcagcaccatcaccaccactgCAACCATCTCACCTCCCATAGCCCCCAGCGCCGCCGGCCCTGCGACCGACCTTTTCAGCG ATGTGTTCAGCTCCCCTGCCCCCGTCCTCTCATCCGCACCCCCACCCAAAATTGACACGGGAGCCATCATGAACCTGTTTGGTG CGTGA
- the LOC115573971 gene encoding clathrin coat assembly protein AP180-like isoform X1, with amino-acid sequence MCYMSPSSPPPPHLPPPKDPFAPSEGSANAAASSGLDLFSMAAVENNNPGSSLDACFSSAVPQLSPSPSPSPLFTSASSTITTTATISPPIAPSAAGPATDLFSDVFSSPAPVLSSAPPPKIDTGAIMNLFGGG; translated from the exons ATGTGCTACATGTCTCCCTCCTcaccccctccaccccaccTTCCTCCCCCCAAAGACCCCTTTGCTCCTTCTGAAGGTAGCGCCAACGCAGCAGCGTCTTCCGGTCTAGACCTTTTCAGCATGGCGGCAGTGGAGAATAATAACCCGGGTAGTTCGCTGGATGCCTGTTTTAGCTCTGCGGTGCCCCagctctccccctccccttccccGTCACCGCTCTTCACCTCCGCTTCcagcaccatcaccaccactgCAACCATCTCACCTCCCATAGCCCCCAGCGCCGCCGGCCCTGCGACCGACCTTTTCAGCG ATGTGTTCAGCTCCCCTGCCCCCGTCCTCTCATCCGCACCCCCACCCAAAATTGACACGGGAGCCATCATGAACCTGTTTGGTGGTGGGTAA
- the LOC115573965 gene encoding serine protease 23-like isoform X1, with translation MITAMFSKNSEQEAEGQHHRGDLTAACPRRQEVDVQERRCYGMALSHFLCLLLCAAAVSVSGVAGQDENSESYRWSRQSLPLLLDTDTQPLNTPLFRGHEEDEDSRGAKTICGIECQSSHPALDRGEQERMLGYETLYENGTRTHTDVSLEGFNQTGTAAHSPARTRRKRQVYGADGRFVISDTHFITNYPFSAAVRLSTGCSGVLISPKHVLTAAHCIHDGRDYLESAIRVKVGVLQLKSKRRRAGRRRAGRRRAGRREEGEIMEEGEDQNRIDGDGAGGRKGGKGRRRRGRKEGVADQGGVGSEREGGGGGGKRKSLNRIRRSAEPKKQPVVRWARVKQTRIPQGWIQTKSSTNSVSTDYDYAVLELKRPIKQKHMELGVAPPSTPLARIHFSGYDTDKSLLDGRRDEMVVYRFCSVVNESDDLMYQHCDAHSGAAGAGVYIRLRRDEGDAGKKGKWQRRVIGVFSGHQWVEVEGGGQRDFNVAVRITPPKYAQICHWVHGDPSLCKEI, from the exons ATGATCACGGCGATGTTTTCCAAGAACTCtgagcaggaagcagagggccAGCACCACCGCGGTGACCTGACCGCTGCATGTCCAAGGAGGCAGGAGGTGGACGTCCAGGAGAGGAGATGTTA TGGGATGGCTCTCAGTCACTTCctgtgtctgctgctctgtgcagctgcCGTCTCAGTGTCTGGAGTTGCTGGTCAGGATGAGAACAGCGAGTCGTACAGGTGGAGCCGGCAGAGCCTCCCGCTGCTGCTGGACACCGACACACAGCCTCTGAACACTCCTTTGTTCAGAGGgcacgaggaggacgaggacagCAGAGGGGCGAAGACGATCTGTGGGATAGAGTGTCAAAGCAGCCACCCAGCTCTGGACCGAGGCGAGCAAGAGAGGATGCTGGGATATGAGACCTTGTATGAGAACGGCACTCGCACGCACACGGATGTCAGCTTGGAGGGTTTTAACCAGACGGGAACGGCGGCACACTCACCGGCCCGAACCCGCAGGAAACGGCAGGTTTACGGAGCGGATGGACGCTTTGTGATCTCTGACACGCATTTCATCACCAACTACCCGTTTTCTGCCGCCGTGCGTCTCTCCACAGGCTGCTCCGGAGTCCTGATATCCCCCAAACACGTGCTGACAGCAGCACACTGCATCCACGACGGGAGGGACTACCTCGAAAGCGCCATAAGGGTTAAAGTAGGGGTGTTACAGCTCAAGAGTAAGAGAAGAAGAGCGGGTAGGAGGAGGGCAGGGCGGAGGAGGGccgggaggagagaagagggggagatAATGGAGGAAGGTGAGGATCAGAATAGGATAGATGGAGATGGGGcgggagggagaaagggaggcAAAGGCAGGAGGCGCAGGGGGAGGAAAGAGGGTGTAGCTGATCAGGGAGGTGTAgggtcagagagagaaggaggaggaggtggagggaagcGGAAGAGTCTCAACCGGATACGTCGCAGCGCTGAGCCCAAGAAGCAGCCCGTCGTCCGTTGGGCTCGAGTCAAACAAACCCGAATCCCACAAGGTTGGATCCAAACCAAGAGCTCCACCAACTCAGTGTCCACAGACTACGACTACGCCGTCCTGGAGCTGAAACGACCCATCAAACAAAAGCACATGGAGCTCGGGGTGGCGCCACCCTCCACCCCCCTGGCACGGATCCACTTCTCAGGCTACGACACCGACAAAAGCCTGCTGGACGGGCGCCGGGACGAGATGGTGGTGTACCGTTTCTGCTCAGTGGTGAACGAGTCGGACGACTTGATGTACCAGCACTGTGACGCTCACTCGGGCGCTGCAGGCGCAGGCGTTTACATCCGTCTGAGGCGGGATGAGGGAGACGCAGGCAAGAAGGGGAAGTGGCAGCGAAGGGTGATCGGGGTGTTTTCAGGGCACCagtgggtggaggtggaggggggcgGGCAGAGGGACTTTAACGTGGCTGTGAGGATTACTCCACCTAAATACGCCCAGATCTGCCACTGGGTCCACGGAGATCCGAGTCTCTGTAAAGAGATTTGA
- the LOC115573965 gene encoding serine protease 23-like isoform X4, with amino-acid sequence MALSHFLCLLLCAAAVSVSGVAGQDENSESYRWSRQSLPLLLDTDTQPLNTPLFRGHEEDEDSRGAKTICGIECQSSHPALDRGEQERMLGYETLYENGTRTHTDVSLEGFNQTGTAAHSPARTRRKRQVYGADGRFVISDTHFITNYPFSAAVRLSTGCSGVLISPKHVLTAAHCIHDGRDYLESAIRVKVGVLQLKSKRRRAGRRRAGRRRAGRREEGEIMEEGEDQNRIDGDGAGGRKGGKGRRRRGRKEGVADQGGVGSEREGGGGGGKRKSLNRIRRSAEPKKQPVVRWARVKQTRIPQGWIQTKSSTNSVSTDYDYAVLELKRPIKQKHMELGVAPPSTPLARIHFSGYDTDKSLLDGRRDEMVVYRFCSVVNESDDLMYQHCDAHSGAAGAGVYIRLRRDEGDAGKKGKWQRRVIGVFSGHQWVEVEGGGQRDFNVAVRITPPKYAQICHWVHGDPSLCKEI; translated from the coding sequence ATGGCTCTCAGTCACTTCctgtgtctgctgctctgtgcagctgcCGTCTCAGTGTCTGGAGTTGCTGGTCAGGATGAGAACAGCGAGTCGTACAGGTGGAGCCGGCAGAGCCTCCCGCTGCTGCTGGACACCGACACACAGCCTCTGAACACTCCTTTGTTCAGAGGgcacgaggaggacgaggacagCAGAGGGGCGAAGACGATCTGTGGGATAGAGTGTCAAAGCAGCCACCCAGCTCTGGACCGAGGCGAGCAAGAGAGGATGCTGGGATATGAGACCTTGTATGAGAACGGCACTCGCACGCACACGGATGTCAGCTTGGAGGGTTTTAACCAGACGGGAACGGCGGCACACTCACCGGCCCGAACCCGCAGGAAACGGCAGGTTTACGGAGCGGATGGACGCTTTGTGATCTCTGACACGCATTTCATCACCAACTACCCGTTTTCTGCCGCCGTGCGTCTCTCCACAGGCTGCTCCGGAGTCCTGATATCCCCCAAACACGTGCTGACAGCAGCACACTGCATCCACGACGGGAGGGACTACCTCGAAAGCGCCATAAGGGTTAAAGTAGGGGTGTTACAGCTCAAGAGTAAGAGAAGAAGAGCGGGTAGGAGGAGGGCAGGGCGGAGGAGGGccgggaggagagaagagggggagatAATGGAGGAAGGTGAGGATCAGAATAGGATAGATGGAGATGGGGcgggagggagaaagggaggcAAAGGCAGGAGGCGCAGGGGGAGGAAAGAGGGTGTAGCTGATCAGGGAGGTGTAgggtcagagagagaaggaggaggaggtggagggaagcGGAAGAGTCTCAACCGGATACGTCGCAGCGCTGAGCCCAAGAAGCAGCCCGTCGTCCGTTGGGCTCGAGTCAAACAAACCCGAATCCCACAAGGTTGGATCCAAACCAAGAGCTCCACCAACTCAGTGTCCACAGACTACGACTACGCCGTCCTGGAGCTGAAACGACCCATCAAACAAAAGCACATGGAGCTCGGGGTGGCGCCACCCTCCACCCCCCTGGCACGGATCCACTTCTCAGGCTACGACACCGACAAAAGCCTGCTGGACGGGCGCCGGGACGAGATGGTGGTGTACCGTTTCTGCTCAGTGGTGAACGAGTCGGACGACTTGATGTACCAGCACTGTGACGCTCACTCGGGCGCTGCAGGCGCAGGCGTTTACATCCGTCTGAGGCGGGATGAGGGAGACGCAGGCAAGAAGGGGAAGTGGCAGCGAAGGGTGATCGGGGTGTTTTCAGGGCACCagtgggtggaggtggaggggggcgGGCAGAGGGACTTTAACGTGGCTGTGAGGATTACTCCACCTAAATACGCCCAGATCTGCCACTGGGTCCACGGAGATCCGAGTCTCTGTAAAGAGATTTGA
- the LOC115573965 gene encoding serine protease 23-like isoform X3, translating into MLHGMALSHFLCLLLCAAAVSVSGVAGQDENSESYRWSRQSLPLLLDTDTQPLNTPLFRGHEEDEDSRGAKTICGIECQSSHPALDRGEQERMLGYETLYENGTRTHTDVSLEGFNQTGTAAHSPARTRRKRQVYGADGRFVISDTHFITNYPFSAAVRLSTGCSGVLISPKHVLTAAHCIHDGRDYLESAIRVKVGVLQLKSKRRRAGRRRAGRRRAGRREEGEIMEEGEDQNRIDGDGAGGRKGGKGRRRRGRKEGVADQGGVGSEREGGGGGGKRKSLNRIRRSAEPKKQPVVRWARVKQTRIPQGWIQTKSSTNSVSTDYDYAVLELKRPIKQKHMELGVAPPSTPLARIHFSGYDTDKSLLDGRRDEMVVYRFCSVVNESDDLMYQHCDAHSGAAGAGVYIRLRRDEGDAGKKGKWQRRVIGVFSGHQWVEVEGGGQRDFNVAVRITPPKYAQICHWVHGDPSLCKEI; encoded by the coding sequence TGGGATGGCTCTCAGTCACTTCctgtgtctgctgctctgtgcagctgcCGTCTCAGTGTCTGGAGTTGCTGGTCAGGATGAGAACAGCGAGTCGTACAGGTGGAGCCGGCAGAGCCTCCCGCTGCTGCTGGACACCGACACACAGCCTCTGAACACTCCTTTGTTCAGAGGgcacgaggaggacgaggacagCAGAGGGGCGAAGACGATCTGTGGGATAGAGTGTCAAAGCAGCCACCCAGCTCTGGACCGAGGCGAGCAAGAGAGGATGCTGGGATATGAGACCTTGTATGAGAACGGCACTCGCACGCACACGGATGTCAGCTTGGAGGGTTTTAACCAGACGGGAACGGCGGCACACTCACCGGCCCGAACCCGCAGGAAACGGCAGGTTTACGGAGCGGATGGACGCTTTGTGATCTCTGACACGCATTTCATCACCAACTACCCGTTTTCTGCCGCCGTGCGTCTCTCCACAGGCTGCTCCGGAGTCCTGATATCCCCCAAACACGTGCTGACAGCAGCACACTGCATCCACGACGGGAGGGACTACCTCGAAAGCGCCATAAGGGTTAAAGTAGGGGTGTTACAGCTCAAGAGTAAGAGAAGAAGAGCGGGTAGGAGGAGGGCAGGGCGGAGGAGGGccgggaggagagaagagggggagatAATGGAGGAAGGTGAGGATCAGAATAGGATAGATGGAGATGGGGcgggagggagaaagggaggcAAAGGCAGGAGGCGCAGGGGGAGGAAAGAGGGTGTAGCTGATCAGGGAGGTGTAgggtcagagagagaaggaggaggaggtggagggaagcGGAAGAGTCTCAACCGGATACGTCGCAGCGCTGAGCCCAAGAAGCAGCCCGTCGTCCGTTGGGCTCGAGTCAAACAAACCCGAATCCCACAAGGTTGGATCCAAACCAAGAGCTCCACCAACTCAGTGTCCACAGACTACGACTACGCCGTCCTGGAGCTGAAACGACCCATCAAACAAAAGCACATGGAGCTCGGGGTGGCGCCACCCTCCACCCCCCTGGCACGGATCCACTTCTCAGGCTACGACACCGACAAAAGCCTGCTGGACGGGCGCCGGGACGAGATGGTGGTGTACCGTTTCTGCTCAGTGGTGAACGAGTCGGACGACTTGATGTACCAGCACTGTGACGCTCACTCGGGCGCTGCAGGCGCAGGCGTTTACATCCGTCTGAGGCGGGATGAGGGAGACGCAGGCAAGAAGGGGAAGTGGCAGCGAAGGGTGATCGGGGTGTTTTCAGGGCACCagtgggtggaggtggaggggggcgGGCAGAGGGACTTTAACGTGGCTGTGAGGATTACTCCACCTAAATACGCCCAGATCTGCCACTGGGTCCACGGAGATCCGAGTCTCTGTAAAGAGATTTGA
- the LOC115573965 gene encoding serine protease 23-like isoform X2 encodes MRRREQCPEVYFLFFAYSFLNVCSGMALSHFLCLLLCAAAVSVSGVAGQDENSESYRWSRQSLPLLLDTDTQPLNTPLFRGHEEDEDSRGAKTICGIECQSSHPALDRGEQERMLGYETLYENGTRTHTDVSLEGFNQTGTAAHSPARTRRKRQVYGADGRFVISDTHFITNYPFSAAVRLSTGCSGVLISPKHVLTAAHCIHDGRDYLESAIRVKVGVLQLKSKRRRAGRRRAGRRRAGRREEGEIMEEGEDQNRIDGDGAGGRKGGKGRRRRGRKEGVADQGGVGSEREGGGGGGKRKSLNRIRRSAEPKKQPVVRWARVKQTRIPQGWIQTKSSTNSVSTDYDYAVLELKRPIKQKHMELGVAPPSTPLARIHFSGYDTDKSLLDGRRDEMVVYRFCSVVNESDDLMYQHCDAHSGAAGAGVYIRLRRDEGDAGKKGKWQRRVIGVFSGHQWVEVEGGGQRDFNVAVRITPPKYAQICHWVHGDPSLCKEI; translated from the exons ATGAGAAGGAGAGAACAGTGTCCggaagtttattttttattttttgcttatTCTTTCTTGAATGTCTGCAG TGGGATGGCTCTCAGTCACTTCctgtgtctgctgctctgtgcagctgcCGTCTCAGTGTCTGGAGTTGCTGGTCAGGATGAGAACAGCGAGTCGTACAGGTGGAGCCGGCAGAGCCTCCCGCTGCTGCTGGACACCGACACACAGCCTCTGAACACTCCTTTGTTCAGAGGgcacgaggaggacgaggacagCAGAGGGGCGAAGACGATCTGTGGGATAGAGTGTCAAAGCAGCCACCCAGCTCTGGACCGAGGCGAGCAAGAGAGGATGCTGGGATATGAGACCTTGTATGAGAACGGCACTCGCACGCACACGGATGTCAGCTTGGAGGGTTTTAACCAGACGGGAACGGCGGCACACTCACCGGCCCGAACCCGCAGGAAACGGCAGGTTTACGGAGCGGATGGACGCTTTGTGATCTCTGACACGCATTTCATCACCAACTACCCGTTTTCTGCCGCCGTGCGTCTCTCCACAGGCTGCTCCGGAGTCCTGATATCCCCCAAACACGTGCTGACAGCAGCACACTGCATCCACGACGGGAGGGACTACCTCGAAAGCGCCATAAGGGTTAAAGTAGGGGTGTTACAGCTCAAGAGTAAGAGAAGAAGAGCGGGTAGGAGGAGGGCAGGGCGGAGGAGGGccgggaggagagaagagggggagatAATGGAGGAAGGTGAGGATCAGAATAGGATAGATGGAGATGGGGcgggagggagaaagggaggcAAAGGCAGGAGGCGCAGGGGGAGGAAAGAGGGTGTAGCTGATCAGGGAGGTGTAgggtcagagagagaaggaggaggaggtggagggaagcGGAAGAGTCTCAACCGGATACGTCGCAGCGCTGAGCCCAAGAAGCAGCCCGTCGTCCGTTGGGCTCGAGTCAAACAAACCCGAATCCCACAAGGTTGGATCCAAACCAAGAGCTCCACCAACTCAGTGTCCACAGACTACGACTACGCCGTCCTGGAGCTGAAACGACCCATCAAACAAAAGCACATGGAGCTCGGGGTGGCGCCACCCTCCACCCCCCTGGCACGGATCCACTTCTCAGGCTACGACACCGACAAAAGCCTGCTGGACGGGCGCCGGGACGAGATGGTGGTGTACCGTTTCTGCTCAGTGGTGAACGAGTCGGACGACTTGATGTACCAGCACTGTGACGCTCACTCGGGCGCTGCAGGCGCAGGCGTTTACATCCGTCTGAGGCGGGATGAGGGAGACGCAGGCAAGAAGGGGAAGTGGCAGCGAAGGGTGATCGGGGTGTTTTCAGGGCACCagtgggtggaggtggaggggggcgGGCAGAGGGACTTTAACGTGGCTGTGAGGATTACTCCACCTAAATACGCCCAGATCTGCCACTGGGTCCACGGAGATCCGAGTCTCTGTAAAGAGATTTGA